A DNA window from Flavisolibacter ginsenosidimutans contains the following coding sequences:
- the nosD gene encoding nitrous oxide reductase family maturation protein NosD has protein sequence MKRILTILSLLCVQCAFARTLPVGKEQTYTAIKAAIASAANGDTVLIKKGLYKEGNIVLTKSITLLGEEGAVLDGEGKYEILTVSGSGIVVKNLRFQYSGFSTLNDYASVKVINSSRVLIQNNTFFNAFFSVHISASSYCAVIDNSISGLTKTEQTSGNGIHLWKCDNMLVKGNEIHGHRDGIYFEFVTNSVIQQNNSHNNIRYGLHFMFSNDDSYIQNIFRDNGAGVAVMYSRRVVMVKNQFVHNWGGNAYGLLLKEISDGQIIENGFTQNTVGILMESTNRIEVSSNSFTGSGYALRISASCNENTVHHNNFVGNTFDVGTNGTLMLNRFYNNYWDKYDGYDLNRDGIGDVAYHPVSMYSMVIEQNPNAAILMRSFMVTLLDKAEKAIPSLTPENMVDEQPLMKRSK, from the coding sequence ATGAAACGAATCCTCACGATACTTTCCCTGCTTTGCGTGCAGTGTGCCTTTGCACGAACGCTGCCCGTGGGTAAGGAACAAACCTACACGGCAATTAAAGCTGCGATTGCCTCCGCAGCGAACGGCGATACGGTTTTAATCAAAAAGGGGCTTTACAAAGAAGGCAATATTGTTCTTACCAAATCCATCACCCTGCTGGGCGAAGAAGGCGCTGTGCTTGACGGCGAAGGCAAATACGAAATCCTCACCGTTAGCGGCAGCGGCATCGTCGTCAAAAATCTTCGCTTTCAGTATTCCGGCTTTTCCACGCTGAACGATTACGCCTCAGTTAAAGTGATCAATTCTTCGCGTGTACTCATTCAAAACAACACGTTTTTCAACGCTTTTTTTTCCGTGCATATTTCCGCCTCTTCTTATTGTGCGGTAATAGACAACAGCATTTCCGGCCTCACCAAAACCGAGCAAACTTCCGGCAACGGCATTCACCTTTGGAAATGCGACAACATGCTGGTGAAAGGAAACGAAATTCACGGTCACCGCGACGGAATTTATTTTGAGTTTGTTACCAACTCGGTGATTCAACAGAATAACAGCCACAACAACATTCGCTACGGTTTGCATTTCATGTTCTCCAACGACGACAGTTACATTCAAAATATCTTTCGCGACAACGGTGCGGGTGTGGCCGTGATGTATTCGCGCCGTGTGGTGATGGTAAAAAATCAGTTTGTTCACAACTGGGGCGGCAATGCGTACGGTCTTTTGCTCAAAGAAATTTCCGACGGACAAATTATTGAGAACGGCTTTACTCAAAACACAGTGGGCATTTTAATGGAAAGCACCAACCGAATCGAAGTGTCCAGCAATTCATTCACCGGTAGTGGCTATGCCTTGCGCATTTCGGCAAGCTGCAACGAGAACACGGTACACCATAACAATTTTGTGGGCAACACTTTTGACGTGGGCACGAACGGCACACTTATGCTGAATCGTTTTTACAACAATTATTGGGATAAATACGACGGCTACGATTTAAACCGCGACGGCATTGGCGACGTGGCTTATCACCCGGTGAGCATGTACTCGATGGTGATTGAGCAAAACCCTAACGCAGCTATATTAATGCGCAGTTTTATGGTTACGCTTTTGGACAAGGCGGAGAAAGCCATTCCCAGCCTGACACCCGAAAACATGGTTGACGAACAACCCTTAATGAAAAGGAGCAAGTAA
- a CDS encoding ABC transporter ATP-binding protein codes for MIKIENLHKRFKKLQALNNVNVEFSKGQVVSLIGPNGSGKTTLIKSILGLVKPDNGQVLFNGISVDKDINYRKHIGYMPQIGRYPDNMKIGQIFDMIRNLRGKDTKVDEELFYRFKLDTMLDKSMKSLSGGTRQKVSAALAFLFDADVLILDEPTAGLDPVASEILKEKIIAEKAKGKLILITSHILSDLEELTTHVLYLQDGKVVFNKSMLELYEMTGEDKLSRAIAAVMRNEIKEKDVAYLRIAK; via the coding sequence ATGATTAAGATAGAAAACCTGCACAAACGGTTTAAAAAATTGCAAGCGCTGAACAACGTAAACGTTGAGTTCAGCAAAGGCCAGGTTGTTTCACTTATTGGCCCGAACGGTTCGGGTAAAACAACGCTCATCAAGTCCATTTTGGGCTTGGTAAAACCCGACAACGGCCAAGTGCTTTTCAACGGAATTTCGGTGGATAAAGACATTAATTACCGCAAGCACATCGGCTACATGCCGCAAATTGGCCGTTACCCCGACAACATGAAAATCGGGCAAATCTTTGACATGATTCGCAACCTGCGCGGCAAAGACACAAAAGTGGACGAAGAACTCTTTTACCGCTTCAAGCTCGATACGATGCTGGATAAAAGCATGAAGTCTTTATCCGGCGGCACGCGCCAAAAAGTAAGCGCCGCCCTGGCTTTTTTGTTTGATGCCGATGTGCTGATTTTGGACGAGCCAACCGCCGGCCTTGACCCGGTGGCTTCGGAGATTTTAAAAGAAAAAATCATCGCTGAAAAAGCAAAGGGCAAACTCATTTTAATCACCTCGCACATCTTAAGCGATTTGGAAGAACTGACAACCCACGTGCTTTACCTGCAGGACGGCAAAGTCGTTTTCAACAAATCCATGCTTGAATTGTACGAAATGACCGGCGAAGACAAATTAAGCCGCGCCATTGCCGCAGTAATGAGAAACGAAATAAAAGAAAAAGACGTGGCCTATCTGCGAATTGCGAAGTAG
- a CDS encoding ABC transporter permease produces the protein MLKLSKYVLYDILRNRVVIAYTAFLLVVSFSLFQMEENSSKAVLSLLNIVLIVIPLVSMVFSTIHWYNSYEFIELMLTQPVSRKKVLLSEFAGIGSSLVTAYLIGVGIPVIIYHFDSTGAALLLVGSLLTLAFTAIAFFASVKSRDKARGIGVALLLWFYFALIFDGLLLLVLFAFSDYPLEKFMVAFSSFNPIDLGRIYLMLQMDVSALMGYTGATFKEFFGSGMGLLYTLAVMLAWIVLPLLFALRSFNKKDL, from the coding sequence ATGCTCAAACTATCCAAATACGTTCTTTACGATATTCTGCGGAACCGAGTAGTGATTGCGTACACCGCCTTCCTGCTCGTTGTTTCTTTTTCGCTCTTTCAAATGGAAGAAAACAGCAGCAAAGCTGTGTTGAGTTTGTTGAATATTGTGCTTATCGTCATTCCGCTGGTGAGCATGGTCTTCTCAACCATTCACTGGTACAATTCCTACGAGTTCATTGAACTGATGCTTACCCAACCCGTGAGCCGCAAAAAAGTTTTGCTGAGCGAGTTTGCCGGCATCGGCTCTTCGCTGGTAACGGCTTATTTGATCGGCGTTGGCATTCCGGTTATCATTTATCATTTCGACAGCACCGGTGCGGCTTTGTTGCTGGTGGGAAGTCTGCTGACGCTTGCGTTTACGGCCATTGCTTTCTTTGCCTCCGTTAAATCACGCGACAAAGCCCGCGGCATTGGCGTGGCGCTGCTGCTCTGGTTTTATTTTGCGCTCATCTTCGACGGCTTGCTCTTGCTCGTTCTCTTTGCGTTCAGCGATTATCCGCTCGAAAAATTTATGGTGGCCTTTTCGTCATTCAATCCCATTGACCTGGGCCGCATTTACCTCATGTTGCAAATGGACGTAAGTGCCCTGATGGGTTACACCGGCGCAACCTTTAAAGAATTCTTCGGCAGCGGTATGGGTCTGCTTTACACACTTGCCGTAATGCTCGCCTGGATCGTGCTGCCGCTGTTGTTTGCGCTTCGTTCGTTCAACAAAAAGGATTTGTAA
- a CDS encoding GNAT family N-acetyltransferase — MLSLHFSPFPQRETERLLLKQINEGDAPDLFSIRSDKEVMKYLDRPPAQNMNEVVALIKLITDAVNKNEGITWGIYPKTESNVLRGTIGFWRIQKENYRAEIGYLLHPSLQGKGLMYEAMKVVLNYGFNEMRLHSIEANVNPSNVASINLLERNGFVKEAYFKENCFYDGRFLDSAIYSLLTPSAQSFI; from the coding sequence ATGCTTTCACTCCACTTCTCTCCTTTCCCTCAACGCGAAACCGAACGTTTGTTGCTCAAACAAATAAACGAAGGGGATGCGCCTGACTTGTTTTCAATTCGCTCCGACAAAGAGGTTATGAAATACCTCGACCGTCCACCCGCGCAAAACATGAATGAAGTGGTTGCGCTGATAAAACTCATCACTGATGCCGTAAACAAAAACGAAGGCATTACCTGGGGCATTTATCCAAAAACAGAATCAAATGTGTTGCGCGGCACCATTGGTTTCTGGCGCATTCAAAAAGAAAATTACCGCGCCGAAATCGGCTACCTTTTACATCCTTCGCTGCAAGGCAAGGGCCTCATGTACGAAGCGATGAAGGTTGTTTTGAATTACGGTTTTAACGAGATGCGCCTTCACTCTATCGAGGCCAATGTGAATCCTTCAAATGTAGCTTCCATCAATCTTTTGGAACGCAACGGTTTTGTAAAAGAAGCTTACTTCAAAGAAAACTGTTTCTACGACGGGCGGTTTTTAGACAGCGCAATCTATTCCCTTCTCACGCCGTCCGCACAGTCTTTCATTTAA
- a CDS encoding cytochrome c oxidase subunit 2A, translating into MERQDLPPTDKADLEFDKTFKPKGAIAFFLILVVLGIVIWYGIYYIMLQRV; encoded by the coding sequence ATGGAAAGACAGGACCTGCCGCCGACCGACAAAGCGGATCTCGAATTTGATAAAACTTTTAAGCCCAAAGGCGCTATTGCGTTTTTTCTCATTCTCGTTGTTCTTGGAATTGTCATTTGGTACGGTATCTATTACATCATGCTTCAACGCGTCTAA
- a CDS encoding cytochrome c oxidase subunit II translates to MQIDRFEKRVLMISGALVAVFIFSMLYARSKYNDLPACIPFNKTYTEPKVTKLDDKTYQVFAVAQMWQFQPAQIYIPVGSDVDFYLTSKDVVHGFFISEKNVNMMAVYGNINKQTVKFDKPGVYKITCHEYCGTGHQNMQAEVIVNDPAAR, encoded by the coding sequence ATGCAAATTGACAGATTTGAAAAACGGGTGTTGATGATCAGCGGTGCGCTTGTGGCTGTTTTTATTTTTTCCATGTTGTATGCACGAAGCAAATACAACGATTTGCCTGCGTGCATTCCGTTTAACAAAACCTACACCGAACCGAAGGTGACAAAGCTTGATGATAAAACTTACCAGGTGTTTGCGGTAGCGCAGATGTGGCAGTTTCAACCGGCACAGATTTACATTCCCGTAGGCAGTGACGTAGATTTTTATCTCACTTCGAAAGACGTAGTGCACGGCTTTTTCATTTCAGAAAAAAACGTGAACATGATGGCCGTGTACGGGAATATCAACAAGCAAACGGTGAAGTTTGACAAGCCCGGCGTGTATAAAATCACCTGCCACGAATACTGCGGCACCGGTCATCAAAACATGCAGGCCGAAGTGATTGTAAACGATCCGGCGGCGAGATAA
- a CDS encoding cbb3-type cytochrome c oxidase subunit I: MMTENTNANQNALSLGDWQLSPWLKRIIYWELGIPLALLSIGIYHGLMQVIYRAGVLHQSAFAGLDYYQGLTLHGVINAIVLTTFFAVAFGHATITFYLKREPTKTLTLLSFWFMVIGTLMAAWAMLSGKASVLYTFYPPLKGHPLFYLGTALLIVGSWFPLFDWSRLYRQWKRENPETKTPLAVLGTLVNFIIWFVCTLAVAYEVLVVILPWALGYKPTVNVTLARTLFWFFGHALVYFWLLPAYVMYYNFLPKLAGGKLYSDMAGRIAAFLFLIYSVPVGVHHQFSDPSITKGIKLFQSILTFGVTIPSFITAFTIAASLEYAGRKRGAKGLLGFFTKLPYLDTDRYLFAYLICGLFLFIFGGLTGIVNASSELNNTIHNSAWIPGHFHMTVAGPVFLGIIGMSLYLYQTTSGKKLFMSKVAVIIPYLWVIGILIFSTGLSWGGLIGEPRRTNLGLTYLNPKSELFTPEWVPTTMLGLLGGIIMFIAGIMFLVVFFGTMLKKRSAEGMLTFPVSEALHDEKRIPLFDKFKPWLAAMAVILVIAYVPAFVDATKNPGPGAPRFTPDNPVPVQTEQPSATTTTGLTKPLSFNKN, translated from the coding sequence ATGATGACCGAAAACACGAACGCAAATCAAAACGCATTGAGCCTTGGCGATTGGCAACTTTCGCCCTGGCTGAAAAGAATTATTTACTGGGAATTGGGCATCCCGTTGGCGCTTCTGTCGATTGGTATTTATCACGGCTTAATGCAGGTAATTTACCGTGCCGGTGTTTTACACCAGTCAGCTTTTGCCGGCCTTGATTATTACCAGGGCCTCACGCTTCACGGTGTCATCAACGCGATTGTATTAACTACTTTTTTTGCAGTGGCATTCGGGCACGCCACCATCACGTTTTATTTAAAACGAGAGCCCACCAAAACGCTTACGCTTCTCAGCTTTTGGTTCATGGTCATCGGTACGCTGATGGCCGCTTGGGCGATGCTTTCGGGCAAGGCTTCTGTGCTGTACACGTTTTATCCTCCGTTGAAAGGTCACCCGCTTTTTTATCTCGGCACGGCTTTGTTAATCGTTGGCTCCTGGTTTCCCTTGTTCGATTGGTCACGACTGTACCGCCAATGGAAACGCGAAAATCCCGAAACAAAAACGCCGTTGGCTGTACTCGGCACCCTCGTCAATTTCATCATTTGGTTTGTGTGTACGCTGGCGGTTGCCTATGAAGTGCTCGTGGTTATTTTACCTTGGGCCTTGGGTTATAAACCAACGGTGAACGTAACGCTTGCCCGCACCTTGTTTTGGTTCTTTGGTCATGCGCTGGTTTATTTTTGGCTGCTGCCGGCTTACGTGATGTACTATAATTTTTTACCCAAACTGGCCGGCGGCAAACTTTACTCCGACATGGCCGGCCGCATTGCAGCCTTCCTGTTTTTAATCTACTCTGTTCCCGTTGGCGTTCATCATCAATTCTCCGATCCTTCCATTACAAAAGGCATCAAGCTTTTTCAAAGCATCCTTACGTTTGGCGTTACCATTCCCAGTTTCATCACGGCTTTTACCATTGCGGCTTCGCTGGAATATGCGGGACGCAAACGCGGCGCAAAAGGCCTGCTCGGCTTCTTTACCAAACTTCCATATTTGGATACTGACCGCTACTTGTTTGCTTATCTTATTTGCGGGTTGTTTCTCTTCATCTTCGGCGGCTTAACCGGCATCGTAAATGCCTCCAGTGAGTTGAATAACACCATTCACAACTCGGCCTGGATACCCGGGCATTTTCACATGACGGTTGCGGGCCCTGTGTTCCTCGGCATCATCGGCATGAGCCTTTATTTGTACCAAACCACATCGGGAAAAAAATTGTTCATGTCCAAAGTCGCCGTCATTATTCCTTATCTCTGGGTCATCGGCATCCTGATCTTTTCTACGGGGCTTTCCTGGGGCGGATTGATTGGCGAACCGCGCCGCACCAATCTTGGCCTCACGTACCTGAATCCTAAAAGCGAATTGTTTACGCCGGAGTGGGTACCCACTACCATGCTTGGTTTGCTCGGCGGCATCATCATGTTCATTGCAGGCATAATGTTCCTGGTTGTGTTTTTTGGAACGATGTTGAAGAAACGTTCAGCAGAAGGCATGCTTACCTTCCCCGTGAGCGAAGCTTTGCACGACGAAAAAAGAATTCCGCTATTTGATAAATTCAAACCCTGGCTTGCGGCGATGGCAGTGATTTTGGTGATTGCGTACGTCCCGGCTTTCGTTGATGCAACAAAAAACCCCGGTCCAGGTGCGCCACGCTTTACGCCGGACAATCCCGTGCCCGTGCAAACGGAACAACCTTCTGCAACGACTACTACCGGCTTAACAAAACCACTATCATTCAATAAAAATTAA